A single region of the Echinimonas agarilytica genome encodes:
- a CDS encoding amidohydrolase family protein, producing the protein MFKSLLAKATGALLITLTITPAVFAAPEEAPAEESVTPFSGSTHQLNFSTNEGTWLNLDISPDGEQIVFDLLGDLFLLPIDGGKAVRLTTSTALEVQPKFSPDGKTLTYISDRDGAHNVWLMNIETGEETPLTTEDFRLLTNPTWTPDGKSVIARKHFTGTRSLGTGEMWLYRTDGGKGIQLTKQPNEQQDVNEPSVSPDGRYLFYSQDTTAGPYFQYNKDPHKGIYSIKRKDLKTGETITLISGAGGAARPTVSPDGRYIAFVKRVDMETVLYLYDRQSGEQKALYSKLNHDQQEAWAIFGVYANFAWTPDSESLVFWADGKIQHIDIDSQRVADIAFEADVDMTLTHAVKAKPVIDSDNFDVKMIRDITTSPNGSYRVFHALGKLYIQSTKGGKVKRLTNLDGFQYAPSFSPDGKKITFTSWSDDDYGHVYVATFKGRRGISKPARLTEKPGHYLNPKFSANSRKVVYQRAGGNNLRGYFHGTEPGIYWQNVGDRTAHFVTRQGRQPLFSPDGERVWVMQGHNKDKKLVSYAITGGDAQDAFSLGSTQFVALSLDGQYMAIQDGFKVYLVPYVQTGTELDLNAKIESIAVTAMDNAAGNYLHFSNKALHWGLGNTIYSYNLENHETSESVVEFTTKQDKPEGSVAYTNARIITMQGDNVIEQGTIITDGNRIVSVGASEGIEIPSDAIVFDLNGKTIVPGFVDTHAHVNHFKSSPLAETNPAYYANLAFGVTTTHDPSANTETVFSQAELVKAGLMVGPRIFSTGGIIYGAGGDYKVEINSLDDALLHLKRLQAQGAFSIKSYNQPRRDQRQQIIEAARQLGIAVYPEGGSTFYNNLTQIIDGSTGVEHNLPIAPLYNDVQQLWAAANDVGYTPTLVVNYGGINGEFYWYQHDNVWEHPLLSKYTSGAELRARSMRRLKLPETDFYYQEVAAAAKQLSDLGVKVNIGSHGQLQGMAYHWEMWMLSQGGFTPMEMLRAATLNGAEYLGMGDELGSIESGKLADLVILSKNPLEDVRYTDSVEMVVINGRIYETKTMNEVGHRDRVRGHFYFEHEGSDMSPSGMTWGISKLHTHMPTCPAHEAH; encoded by the coding sequence ATGTTCAAGTCTCTGCTGGCTAAAGCCACAGGCGCGTTGCTCATAACGCTTACCATCACTCCCGCAGTTTTTGCGGCGCCGGAAGAAGCTCCGGCAGAAGAATCCGTTACACCCTTTAGCGGTTCCACCCATCAGCTCAATTTCTCGACGAACGAAGGGACTTGGTTAAATTTAGATATTAGCCCAGACGGCGAGCAAATCGTATTCGACCTACTGGGCGATTTGTTCCTGTTGCCTATTGATGGCGGCAAAGCCGTACGTTTGACCACATCAACCGCTTTGGAAGTGCAGCCCAAGTTTTCCCCAGACGGAAAAACGCTGACTTATATCAGCGACCGCGACGGTGCTCACAACGTTTGGTTAATGAATATTGAGACCGGCGAAGAAACCCCATTAACCACCGAAGATTTTAGGTTGCTGACCAACCCTACTTGGACGCCAGATGGCAAGTCGGTGATTGCTCGTAAACATTTCACAGGTACCCGTTCGCTCGGTACCGGAGAAATGTGGCTGTACCGTACAGACGGAGGCAAAGGCATTCAACTCACAAAACAACCCAATGAACAGCAAGATGTCAATGAGCCCTCGGTCTCCCCTGATGGGCGCTATTTATTCTATTCTCAGGACACCACTGCTGGGCCTTACTTTCAGTACAATAAAGACCCGCATAAAGGCATTTACAGCATTAAGCGCAAAGATTTAAAAACGGGTGAAACGATTACCTTGATTTCAGGCGCAGGCGGAGCTGCTCGTCCAACGGTATCTCCTGATGGCCGATACATCGCATTCGTCAAACGAGTCGATATGGAAACCGTATTGTATTTATACGATCGCCAAAGCGGAGAGCAAAAAGCGCTCTACAGCAAGCTCAATCACGATCAGCAAGAGGCCTGGGCAATTTTTGGTGTGTATGCCAATTTTGCATGGACTCCAGACAGCGAATCATTGGTGTTTTGGGCTGACGGAAAAATTCAACACATTGATATTGATAGTCAACGTGTTGCTGATATCGCATTTGAAGCTGATGTGGACATGACACTCACTCATGCCGTAAAAGCAAAACCGGTGATCGACTCTGACAACTTTGATGTCAAAATGATCCGTGACATTACCACCTCCCCCAACGGCTCTTATCGCGTTTTCCATGCATTGGGCAAACTGTACATTCAGTCAACCAAGGGTGGAAAAGTAAAGCGCCTCACCAATTTAGATGGCTTTCAATACGCACCTTCATTCAGCCCCGACGGTAAAAAAATCACTTTTACCAGTTGGAGCGATGATGATTATGGCCATGTGTACGTCGCGACATTTAAAGGCCGACGCGGTATATCAAAACCAGCTCGCCTGACTGAAAAGCCGGGTCACTACCTCAACCCTAAATTTTCTGCAAATAGCCGAAAAGTCGTATACCAACGTGCAGGGGGTAATAATCTTCGCGGTTACTTCCACGGCACAGAGCCGGGAATTTATTGGCAAAATGTAGGTGATCGCACCGCTCACTTTGTCACGCGCCAAGGTCGCCAACCGCTGTTTTCACCCGACGGTGAACGCGTGTGGGTGATGCAAGGCCACAACAAAGATAAAAAGTTAGTCAGCTACGCGATAACGGGCGGAGATGCCCAAGATGCATTTAGTTTAGGTTCGACTCAATTTGTAGCGCTTAGCTTAGATGGGCAATACATGGCCATTCAAGATGGCTTCAAAGTTTACTTGGTACCCTACGTTCAAACAGGCACTGAACTCGACTTAAATGCAAAAATTGAATCAATTGCAGTCACAGCAATGGACAACGCTGCAGGCAACTACCTGCACTTTTCCAACAAGGCACTGCATTGGGGGCTCGGAAATACGATTTATAGCTATAACCTAGAAAACCATGAAACATCTGAAAGTGTTGTTGAATTTACAACCAAACAAGATAAACCAGAGGGCTCCGTTGCCTATACCAACGCTCGCATCATCACCATGCAAGGTGACAATGTAATCGAGCAAGGCACTATTATCACCGACGGCAACCGTATCGTCAGTGTAGGCGCAAGTGAAGGTATAGAAATTCCATCGGATGCCATTGTATTCGACTTAAACGGTAAAACAATTGTGCCCGGTTTTGTCGACACTCACGCCCATGTTAATCACTTTAAAAGTTCTCCGCTAGCCGAGACAAATCCGGCTTACTACGCCAACTTAGCGTTTGGCGTGACCACCACTCACGATCCTTCAGCAAATACTGAAACAGTATTCAGCCAAGCTGAATTGGTAAAAGCCGGCTTGATGGTTGGGCCACGTATATTTTCAACCGGTGGCATTATCTATGGTGCAGGTGGCGACTACAAAGTAGAAATTAATAGCCTTGATGACGCGCTACTGCACCTCAAACGATTACAAGCTCAAGGTGCCTTTTCTATTAAGAGCTATAACCAACCCCGTCGCGATCAACGCCAGCAAATTATTGAAGCGGCAAGGCAGTTGGGTATTGCGGTATACCCCGAAGGTGGATCGACTTTCTATAACAACCTCACACAGATCATCGACGGTTCAACGGGCGTCGAGCACAACCTTCCGATCGCACCGCTATATAACGATGTGCAACAACTTTGGGCAGCTGCAAATGATGTGGGTTACACCCCAACTCTGGTAGTGAACTATGGGGGTATTAATGGCGAATTCTATTGGTACCAACACGACAATGTTTGGGAACATCCATTGCTGTCGAAGTACACCTCTGGAGCGGAATTACGCGCCCGTTCAATGCGCCGCCTTAAATTGCCCGAAACTGACTTTTACTATCAAGAAGTAGCCGCCGCTGCGAAGCAATTGAGCGACCTCGGCGTAAAAGTCAATATTGGCTCTCATGGGCAGTTGCAAGGCATGGCTTATCACTGGGAAATGTGGATGCTATCGCAAGGTGGCTTCACACCCATGGAGATGTTACGTGCAGCTACCCTCAATGGCGCAGAATACCTAGGCATGGGTGATGAGTTAGGTTCAATCGAATCTGGCAAGCTCGCAGACTTGGTCATTTTATCTAAAAACCCGCTTGAGGATGTACGCTACACAGATTCAGTCGAAATGGTGGTGATTAATGGTCGCATCTACGAGACCAAGACCATGAATGAGGTGGGCCACAGAGATCGTGTGCGAGGCCACTTTTACTTTGAACATGAAGGCAGCGACATGTCACCTTCGGGCATGACCTGGGGCATTAGCAAGCTACACACGCACATGCCAACATGTCCTGCGCACGAGGCACATTAA